Genomic segment of Streptomyces alboniger:
CGGGGGGCCGAGGGTGCGTGGGTGGCGATGGCGCTCACCGCGCTCGCGGTCCTGGTCTGGCGCATGACCGAGCCTCCCGAGGGCTATCTGAAGGACGTCACGGCGGGCGTCTTCGCGGCCTTCTACGTCCCCTTCCTCGCGACGTTCGTGGCGCTGATGCTCACCGCGGACGACGGGCCGTGGCGGGTGCTCACGTTCCTGCTGCTGACCGTGGTCAGCGACACCGGGGCGTACGCGATCGGCTGGCGCTTCGGCAAGCACAAGCTGGCGCCGCGCATCAGCCCCGGCAAGACCCGCGAGGGCCTGCTCGGTGCGGTCACGTTCGCGATGGCCGCGGGCGCCCTGTGCATGGAGTTCCTGATCGACGGCGGCACGTGGTGGCAGGGCCTGCTGATCGGTCTCGCGGTCGCGGCGAGCGCCACGCTCGGTGACCTCGGCGAGTCGATGATCAAGCGGGACCTCGGCATCAAGGACATGGGCACGCTGCTGCCGGGCCACGGCGGCATCATGGACCGGCTCGACTCCCTGCTGCCGACGGCGCCGGTGGTCTGGCTTCTGCTCGTGGTCTTCGTCGGGTCCACCTGACCGACTGCACGGCCGACCGCACGGTCGCTGCTTTCCCTTCTGACCTGCGCGGATGTGCGTGAGGGGCTCGTTGTCCACAGGGCGGCGGGCCCCTTGTCGTATGTCTGCGACACTGGAAGGACCATGCCTGTACCCGGAGAACTCACCTTCGTCGCGCCCCGCGGAGCCAAGAAGCCCCCGCGGCATCTCGCCGACCTCACGCCCGCCGAGCGCAAGGAAGCCGTCGCCGCCATCGGCGAGAAGCCGTTCCGCGCCAAGCAGCTCTCGCAGCACTACTTCGCGCGCTACGCCCACGACCCGGCGGAGTGGACCGACATCCCCGCCGGTGCGCGCGACAAGCTCCGGGAAGCGCTGCTGCCCGACCTGATGTCCGTGGTGCGGCACATCAGCTGCGACGACGACACCACGCGCAAGACGCTGTGGCGCCTCTTCGACGGGACGCTCGTCGAGTCGGTGCTCATGCGCTACCCCGACCGGGTCACCATGTGCATCAGCTCCCAGGCGGGCTGCGGCATGAACTGCCCGTTCTGCGCCACAGGCCAGGCCGGCCTCGACCGGAACCTGTCGACGGGCGAGATCGTGCACCAGATCGTCGACGGCATGCGGGCGCTCAGGGACGGCGAGATCCCCGGCGGGCCCGCGCGCCTCTCCAACATCGTCTTCATGGGCATGGGCGAGCCGCTGGCCAACTACAACCGCGTGACCGGCGCCATCCGCCGCCTCACCGACCCGGAGCCGGACGGCCTCGGGCTCTCGCAGCGCGGGATCACGGTGTCGACGGTCGGGCTCGTGCCCGCCATCCACCGGTTCTCCGACGAGGGCTTCAAGTGCCGCCTCGCGATCTCGCTGCACGCCCCGGACGACGACCTGCGCGACACCCTCGTGCCGGTCAACACCAAGTGGAAGGTGCGGGAGGTGCTCGACGCCGGCTGGGAGTACGCGGCCAAGTCCGGTCGCCGCCTCTCCATCGAGTACGCGCTGATCCGCGACATCAACGACCACGCGTGGCGCGGTGACCGCCTCGGCCGGCTGCTCAAGGGCAAGCCGGTGCACGTGAACCTCATTCCGCTGAACCCGACGCCGGGCTCGAAGTGGACGGCCTCGCGGCCCGAGGACGAGAAGGCGTTCGTGGAGGCCATCGCCGCCCACGGGGTGCCGGTGACCATCCGGGACACCCGGGGCCAGGAGATCGACGGGGCGTGCGGTCAGCTCGCGGCCGCCGAGAGGTAGTCTGGCGGTCGTACGCCTCGTACATGCGATCGCGTACTGCTCGTACACACATCTGCATATTCCGACAGGGGAGCGCCACAGCGCTGAGAGTGCGGCACCTTGGACAGGTGGGCCGCAGACCCTCTGAACCTCGCCCAGGTCATTCTGGGTAGGAAGTTCGGGCACGACTCAAGCTGTTGCGCCCTGCCCGCGGGCTTTCGCCGGCGGGCAGGGCCGCGTCTCTTCCTGGTCTCCCAGGAGGACATTCCAGTGAGCACCAAGAAGGTCACGTTCACCGCCGTCGCGGTGGGCATCGGGCTCGTCGCCGTCTCGGCGTGCGGCGGCTCCGACAGCGGTTCCACGAAGGACGGCTCCAAGAGCGTCACGCTGATCAGCCATGACTCCTTCAACGTCTCCAAGGACGTACTGAAGGACTTCGAGAAGCGCTCGGGGTACAAGGTCAACGTCCTCAAGGACGGTGACGCGGGCGCCGCCGTGAACAAGGCGGTCCTCTCGAAGGACAACCCGCAGGGCGACGTCTTCTTCGGCGTGGACAACACGCTGCTCTCACGCGCGCTCGACCACGGGCTCTTCCAGTCGTACGAGGCCAAGGGCTCGGACAGGATCAAGCCCGAGTTCCGCGTCGACGGGGGCAAGCACCGGGTGACGCCCGTGGACAGCGGCGACATCTGCGTGAACTACGACAAGAAGTACTTCGCCGACAAGAAGCTGGCGCCTCCGAAGTCCTTCGACGATCTCCTCAAGCCGCGGTACAAGAACCTGCTGGTCACCGAGAACGCCGCGACCTCGTCGCCCGGACTCGGGTTCCTGCTCGGCACGGCGGCGAAGTACGGCGACAAGGGCTGGGAGAGCTACTGGAAGAAGCTCGACGCCAACGGCGTCAAGGTCGTCGACGGCTGGGAGCAGGCCTACAACGAGGAGTTCTCCGGTTCCGCGGGCGGCAAGAAGGCCAAGGGCGACCGGCCGCTCGTCGTCTCCTACGCCTCCTCCCCGCCCGTCGAGGTGCTCTACGGCAAGCCGCAGCCCAAGAAGGCGCCGACCGGCGTCGCGACCGGCACGTGCTTCCGCCAGGTCGAGTACGCGGGTCTGCTGAGCAACGCCAGGAACCCCGAGGGCGGCAAGGCGCTCCTCGACTTCCTCGCGAGCGCGAAGTTCCAGGAGGACATGCCGCTGAACATGTTCGTGAACCCGGTGCGCGAGGGCGTCGAGCTGCCCGAGCTGTTCACGAAGCACGGGGTGAGGGTCGACGCGCCCCAGACCATGGACCCGAAGAAGATCGCCGACAATCGCGAGCCGTGGATCAAGTCGTGGACCTCGCTCGTACGGAAGTGACGAAGTCCCGCTCCCGCGCGGGCTTCGGCCGGGGGAGCGCGGCGCGGCTCGGTCTGATGGCCCTGCCCGTCGCGTTCTTCGCGGTCTTCTTCGCCTATCCGGTCTCGGCGATCGTCGCGCGCGGCCTGCACATCGGCGGGGTCTGGCGGTTCGGGCGGGTCGCGGAGGTGCTCGGGCAGTCCGACATCCGCCATGTCCTGTGGTTCACGACCTGGCAGGCGCTCGCCTCGACCGCGCTCACGCTGCTGATCGCGCTCCCCGGCGCGTATGTCTTCGCGCGCTTCGACTTCCCCGGCAAGCAGGTGCTGAGGGCCGTCGTCACCGTGCCGTTCGTGCTGCCCACGGTCGTCGTCGGCACGGCCTTCCTGGCGCTGATCGGGCGGGGAGGGCTCTTCGACGAGCTGTGGGGCGTGCGCCTGGACACCACCGTGTGGGCGATCCTGCTCGCGCACGTGTTCTTCAACTACGCGGTGGTCGTCCGCACGGTCGGCGGGCTCTGGTCGCAGCTCGACCCGCGGCAGGAGGAGGCCGCGCGGATGCTCGGGGCCTCGCGCTGGACGGCGTGGCGGACCGTGACGCTGCCCGCGCTCGGGCCGGCCGTGGCGGCCGCCGCGCTCATGGTCTTCCTCTTCACCTTCACCTCCTTCGGTGTCGTGCAGATCCTGGGCGGGCCCGCTTACTCGACGCTCGAAGTGGAGATCTACCGGCAGACCGCTCAGCTCCTCGATCTGCCGACGGCCGCCGTGCTGACGGTCGTGCAGTTCGCGGCGGTCGGCCTGATCCTGGCGGTCCACGCGTGGACGGTGCGGCGGCGCGAGAGCGCGCTGAAGCTGGTCGACGCCTCGGCCGTGGCGCGCCGCCCGCGCGGTGCGGGGCAGTGGTCGCTGCTCGGACTGGTCATGGCCACGGTCGTGCTGCTGATCCTGCTGCCGCTCGGGGTGCTGATCCAGCGTTCCTTCGACGGCCCGGACGGCTTCGGCCTCGCGTACTTCAGAGAGCTGACCTCGGCGGAGGGCGGCGCCTTCCTCGTGCCGCCGATCGAGGCGGTCTGGAATTCCCTTCACTACGCGATCGTGGCGACGGCCATCGCGGTCGTCATCGGCGGGCTCGCGGCCGCCGCCCTGACGCGGAGAGCCGGTCGTCTCGTACGCGGGTTCGACGCGCTCCTTATGCTGCCGCTCGGGGTGTCGGCGGTGACCGTCGGCTTCGGGTTCCTCATCACGCTGGACGAGCCGCCGCTCGACCTGCGGGCCTCCTGGATCCTGGTGCCGCTCGCCCAGGCGCTGGTCGGCGTGCCCTTCGTCGTACGCACCATGCTGCCCGTCCTGCGCGCTGTCGACGGGCGGCTGCGTGAGGCGGCGGCCGTGCTCGGCGCCTCGCCGCTGCGGGCGTGGCGGGAGGTCGACCTGCCGATGGTGCGGCGGGCGCTGCTGATCGCCGCAGGGTTCGCCTTCGCCGTCTCGCTCGGTGAGTTCGGGGCGACCGTCTTCATCGCGCGGCCCGACAACCCGACCCTGCCGGTCGCCGTGGCGCGGCTGCTCGGACGGGCCGGGGACCTCAACTACGGGCAGGCGATGGCCCTCTCGACGATCCTCATGGTGGTGTGCGCGGTGTCGCTGCTGCTTTTGGAACGCATCTGTACCGAACGCACCACGGGAGAGTTCTGATGGGCCCGCAGCCAATTCCGGCCGCCTTGCTGCGCCTGCGTGAGGCGACCGTCCGTTTCGGGGCGCGGGCCGTGCTCGACGCCGTGGACCTGGAGGTCGCCGAGCACGAGATCGTCTGTGTGCTCGGGCCGAGCGGCAGCGGCAAGTCGACGCTGCTGCGCGCGGTCGCCGGGCTCCAGTCCCTCGACGCGGGGCGGATCGAACTCGGTGGGCGCGACCAGCGCGGGGTGCCCGCGCACAAGCGGGGCGTCGGCCTGATGTTCCAGGACCACCAGCTCTTCCCGCAGCGCGACGTGGCGGGCAATGTCACCTTCGGGCTGCGCATGCACGGCGCCTCGCGGGGCGAACAGGCCGACCGGGTCGCCGAGTTGCTCGAACTCGTCGGGCTGCCGAAGGCGCAGCGGCGCGCGGTCGCCTCGCTCTCCGGGGGTGAGCAGCAGCGGGTGGCACTCGCACGGGCCCTCGCGCCCCGGCCCCGGCTGCTGATGCTGGACGAGCCGCTCGGCCAGCTCGACCGCTCGCTGCGGGAGCGGCTCGTCGTCGAACTGCGGGAACTCTTCGACGAGCTGGGCACGACCGTGCTCGCCGTCACGCACGACCAGGGCGAGGCCTTCGCGCTCGCCGACCGGGTCGTCGTGATGCGGGACGGGCGGATCGCCCAGTCCGGCACGCCGCTTGAGGTGTGGCAGCGCCCTGTGGACGAGTTCGTCGCGCGGTTCCTCGGCTTCGACAACATCGTCGGGGCGACGGTCACCGGCGAGGCGGCCGACACGGTGTGGGGCAAGATCCCCGTGCCGACGGGCACTCCCGCGGGGCGGTGCGAGGTCCTGGTGCGGCCCGCCGGGGTGCGGCTCGTCACCGCTCACGAGGGGCTGGCGTGCACGGTGACGGCGCGCACGTTCCGCGGCACCCATGTCGCCGTGCACCTCCAGCCCGAGGACGGGCCGCGTCTGGAGGCGGCGTGCGCGCTGCGCCGGGCGCCCGAGGTCGGGGAGAGGGTGGGGATCGCCTTCGACGCGGGGGATGTGGTCGTCCTCGGGGAGACGGGCGGGGCGGCGCCGGAAACGCGGGTGCCGCAGGAGCCCAAGTCGCTCTAGTGTTCGGCTCATGACGACCTTGAGTCACGACCGCTACTGCGCCGAAGTCACCACGCAGATCGACCTCTTGAGAGCCACGCTGCGCGGAGCGGACCTCTCCGTCACCGTGCCGACCTGCCCCGACTGGACGCTGTCGCAGCTCGCCCGGCACATGGGCGGCGCGGTGCGCTGGAGCGAGCGGCTGGTCGCCACGCGCGCCGAGCGGAACA
This window contains:
- a CDS encoding phosphatidate cytidylyltransferase gives rise to the protein MNDSSWGAPPRAGYWGPPDQGSGQGAPPAGPAYDAQDALLPPETQPMPIVPDTPAPPQEPMPSAPQPAPAAPRPPQKKSAGRDLGAAIGVGVGLGAVIIASLFIVKAVFIGVIAVAVVVGLWELTSRLDERKGIKAPLVPLAVGGTAMVVAGYVRGAEGAWVAMALTALAVLVWRMTEPPEGYLKDVTAGVFAAFYVPFLATFVALMLTADDGPWRVLTFLLLTVVSDTGAYAIGWRFGKHKLAPRISPGKTREGLLGAVTFAMAAGALCMEFLIDGGTWWQGLLIGLAVAASATLGDLGESMIKRDLGIKDMGTLLPGHGGIMDRLDSLLPTAPVVWLLLVVFVGST
- the rlmN gene encoding 23S rRNA (adenine(2503)-C(2))-methyltransferase RlmN, with the translated sequence MPVPGELTFVAPRGAKKPPRHLADLTPAERKEAVAAIGEKPFRAKQLSQHYFARYAHDPAEWTDIPAGARDKLREALLPDLMSVVRHISCDDDTTRKTLWRLFDGTLVESVLMRYPDRVTMCISSQAGCGMNCPFCATGQAGLDRNLSTGEIVHQIVDGMRALRDGEIPGGPARLSNIVFMGMGEPLANYNRVTGAIRRLTDPEPDGLGLSQRGITVSTVGLVPAIHRFSDEGFKCRLAISLHAPDDDLRDTLVPVNTKWKVREVLDAGWEYAAKSGRRLSIEYALIRDINDHAWRGDRLGRLLKGKPVHVNLIPLNPTPGSKWTASRPEDEKAFVEAIAAHGVPVTIRDTRGQEIDGACGQLAAAER
- a CDS encoding thiamine ABC transporter substrate-binding protein, translated to MSTKKVTFTAVAVGIGLVAVSACGGSDSGSTKDGSKSVTLISHDSFNVSKDVLKDFEKRSGYKVNVLKDGDAGAAVNKAVLSKDNPQGDVFFGVDNTLLSRALDHGLFQSYEAKGSDRIKPEFRVDGGKHRVTPVDSGDICVNYDKKYFADKKLAPPKSFDDLLKPRYKNLLVTENAATSSPGLGFLLGTAAKYGDKGWESYWKKLDANGVKVVDGWEQAYNEEFSGSAGGKKAKGDRPLVVSYASSPPVEVLYGKPQPKKAPTGVATGTCFRQVEYAGLLSNARNPEGGKALLDFLASAKFQEDMPLNMFVNPVREGVELPELFTKHGVRVDAPQTMDPKKIADNREPWIKSWTSLVRK
- a CDS encoding ABC transporter permease; translated protein: MDLARTEVTKSRSRAGFGRGSAARLGLMALPVAFFAVFFAYPVSAIVARGLHIGGVWRFGRVAEVLGQSDIRHVLWFTTWQALASTALTLLIALPGAYVFARFDFPGKQVLRAVVTVPFVLPTVVVGTAFLALIGRGGLFDELWGVRLDTTVWAILLAHVFFNYAVVVRTVGGLWSQLDPRQEEAARMLGASRWTAWRTVTLPALGPAVAAAALMVFLFTFTSFGVVQILGGPAYSTLEVEIYRQTAQLLDLPTAAVLTVVQFAAVGLILAVHAWTVRRRESALKLVDASAVARRPRGAGQWSLLGLVMATVVLLILLPLGVLIQRSFDGPDGFGLAYFRELTSAEGGAFLVPPIEAVWNSLHYAIVATAIAVVIGGLAAAALTRRAGRLVRGFDALLMLPLGVSAVTVGFGFLITLDEPPLDLRASWILVPLAQALVGVPFVVRTMLPVLRAVDGRLREAAAVLGASPLRAWREVDLPMVRRALLIAAGFAFAVSLGEFGATVFIARPDNPTLPVAVARLLGRAGDLNYGQAMALSTILMVVCAVSLLLLERICTERTTGEF
- a CDS encoding ABC transporter ATP-binding protein — its product is MGPQPIPAALLRLREATVRFGARAVLDAVDLEVAEHEIVCVLGPSGSGKSTLLRAVAGLQSLDAGRIELGGRDQRGVPAHKRGVGLMFQDHQLFPQRDVAGNVTFGLRMHGASRGEQADRVAELLELVGLPKAQRRAVASLSGGEQQRVALARALAPRPRLLMLDEPLGQLDRSLRERLVVELRELFDELGTTVLAVTHDQGEAFALADRVVVMRDGRIAQSGTPLEVWQRPVDEFVARFLGFDNIVGATVTGEAADTVWGKIPVPTGTPAGRCEVLVRPAGVRLVTAHEGLACTVTARTFRGTHVAVHLQPEDGPRLEAACALRRAPEVGERVGIAFDAGDVVVLGETGGAAPETRVPQEPKSL